The nucleotide window tttatcatttttacGGTTTAAGAAACCGGCTGACGTCCACATACAGTCAGGCTTTTACTTGGAGCTTTCTCCTTTCACAAGCTACGATTATGCGGTATATAATTCCAAAACTACCCATGATCGGACGGTTAATATCGAGCAGGGAGACGTGTAGAAACCTCAGCCGTTCATTAGGTGAACTCACCGTTTGGGACGAGAGGGGCCATCCTttaatgatctagaccgttggttttTGGTGTGACAACGGCAATGGGCCGTTTATCAATGTGGAAAGTTAATGTAATTCTATTCTCAACCGTCCATTGGTTGGTTACAAGATGAACTGATAGGATTTTCCTTCCGAGAAATTGTCTGAAGATAATTAAAAAGAGATAGATCAATGGTCCGGATTAAAGAATACTATGGGCCATTTATCACGACTGATAGGacaaaatcggattgcgtactcagAACGCTATGGCATCATACTTAGTaaattttgttgggcccaccgtgaatgtatttcgtttatccacgccgtccatacattcttccaactcattttaagggttgatccaaaattttaatcattttgtaatatcattttagggtacagactaaaaatgagatagattcaaatctcaaagtggaccataccacagaaacaatgttgattgcacgcctaccattaaaacttctctaggccgaagttttggattaagcgaTATTGCGTTTTACTTCATGAGTGTTGAACTGGGCATAGGAGGACTTGACTCGGTAAACTTGACTCATTCAACTCCTTTAGATCTAACTCGATCGAATCGAATGGATGATACGATCCGAATTGAGTTGAAttcatccaatccaaactcaaactaaGTTGAGTTTAAGTCACCTAGTAACTTGACTCGACACGACCTGAACCggtactgactcgactcaatttgaAACTCGACTTGTATAtattgctccagtggtagactcttgggagtttcaacacttggtcaagggtttgagcacccatgggtggtgaaatcccactaaggcgtgagtgtgtggtgggtgtgtgcgtgttatatatatatatatatatatatatataaaaactcgAGTGCTGTTTTAGATCTAAGATGCCATGTAGccgatggagaggctgcaattctatcaagttgaatctaggttttgagttgcgATTTTAGCCCACGGATACCTGCCacacccgacccgacccgactcgacccCACTCGGTACTTGTGATTGGGTTAGACTGAGTGGTGATTAGCCCAAGCTGGattggactcggatcgggtcgTGCATGCCGGACTCGGTACCAAGTTGGGTTGAGTTTggatcaggcctatttcaaaaccgaattgaCTCGAAtcaaccctaactcaacccaactcaactcgatgcccacctctagtgttGATGgctatgaacagcttggattgcAAATAGACATCATGAACACCTTACAAGTTTCAATTGCAGGCATCATTGTCTCTGCTACTTTTCGTGTagctcactagagatttggatatgcctctttttttaacaagtcctgaaatgatctcacaaaatggattaaTGGAAGCGAAGCTTACATAACTTAGTGACTTCAATACACCATCGAGCTCGGTGGTTTGTGGTACACCACGCAATCCCCTTCCTACACATTTCCTAGTAGTGTCCCATATTTACATGTGGATTCGGTGCAACCGTTaccatggccccaccttgatacatgtattctatatccacagtttttacaaatcattttactgcatgaacccaaaaataaagcagatccaatctcaggtggaccataccataataaAAAGggggattgaccattaatgagctacaaaagttttagatccagCGATATTTGTATTTCAGTGACCATATCAACATAGGAAAACAAACTTTATGATtgccccttaaaagtttttaatgttaagtGCACTTCAGATTTGGACcatctttatttttgggctaccctaaaatgatattaaaaaccgatggatgacatggatattaaataaatacattaaagtgggcccaacgTTAAGTGCCACATCATCTTAAGGTGATTCCAGGGTCACATCCAATCCGATTCCAACAACACCGGTACTGTGAATAcattctgtgagccccaccatgatgtatgtgttttatctgcatcgtcaattcatttttctagatcattataTAGTATGATCTAAAAAGAGGCAGATACAAAGTTCAAGTGTACGAAGTTCAAGTGtgctctctctcatctctctcattcttaaGGTGGCCGGTGCTTCTTCCTTCTCTGAATTCAGACCTATTAGCTTGATCGGGGGCCCATACAAGATACTAGCTAAAGTCTTATCTTCCCAACTCAAGTCTATTCTCAGGAAGGTCAACTCGAAAAACCAGAGTGCATTCATCAGGGGAAGACAGATCGTAGATTGTGCTCTCATCGCCAACGAATGTCTCCATTCGTGCCACAAATCCGGAGACAAGGCTGTCCTATGCAAACTGGACATTGAAAAAGCCTATGGTCACGTTGAGTGGGGTTTTCTTCAATACCTGCTGGCTCGTATGGGATTTGGGGAAAGGTGGATTGGAGCGTGTGTTGGCTCGGCCCATTTTTCAGTTCTTCTCAACGGCACCCCAACAGGATTCTTCAATAGTTCCAGAGGCCTTCGTCAGGGGGACCCCTTATCCCCTCTCTTGTTTCTTGTGATTGGTGAGGCCCTATCCCAAATGCTGCTCAAAGGCCAAGAGGAAGGGGTTCTCAGAGGTATCGTGATGCCTGGGGTGTCACCTCCTATCTCCCATTTCCAATTCGCTGATGATACCCTCATCTTTTCTGAAGCTTCTGCGACATTCATCTCCAATCTCCGGACAGCTCTATTTtgctttgaggcagtttctgTTCTGCATATCAATATGGCTAAGTCGAAGTTATTCGGTATACGAAATTTCTAGATATGCAGAATCCCTTGGCCGTCCCTCAGCTTCCCTTCCTTCCTTCATGGGGCTCCCCCTCGCTATCAGCTCTCCTCCGAAGTCGATGTGGGACAAGATCGTTGACAAATTTCAGAAGTTTCTCGCAAGGTGGAAATGTAGGTATCTCTCGTTGAGAGGCCGTCTCACCCTCATCAAGGCAGCCCTCTCCAACCTGAGGCATGATTTTCTGTGGAGTGGGAAGAATAACCAGAAGAAGCTGCATCTCCTTGATTGGCAAGAGGTTTGCAAACACTTCCAAGAGGGTGGTGCTAGCATCAAAAACTTGAAGATTATGAACCAGGCCCTCCTCGGCAAGTGGATCTGGAGATTGGGGACTGAAGGAGGTACCCTCTGGAACTCCATCATTAAAGGCAAATACAGGTCCTCGCCAAGCGGGTGGTGGACTAGAGAGTCGTCGGTATATAGAGCTTCTCCCTTATGGAAGGGGATTTTACCTCAACAACATCAGTGTTGAGCTAGGGAATGGTCTATCTAGTTGGTTTTGGGAAGATCAGTGGATGGGTGAAGTGCCGCTGAAATTCCGATTCCCGAACATCTATCGTGTGGCCCCAGATAAGAACGCAACTGTCGCTAGCCGCTTCTCTATTTCTGCTGCAAATACTGTGTGGGATGTGAAGTGCTCCAGAAACCTTCATGACTGGGAGATATCTGAGTTTGTGGATCTTCTCGACCACATCTCTAAATCTCTGCCTGATCCGACCTCCTCAGATAAACTCATATGGTTTTGAGACAAAACTAGTATGTTCATGGTCAGATCTCTATACTCTCATCTCGCCCCTACTCTTAATCCAGCGGTCCCCTCCTCCCCTTTTATCTGGAAGTACGCTGCCCCCCCTAAATATATTTGTTTTGGCTGGCTGGTGGGTAAAAATAGAATCCTTACAATAGACAATCTGAAGAAAAGGGGTATGCAGTTAGTCAATATCTGAACTTCTAACATGTTTACTCAACTGACACGTTCCTTGTTCACTGCTCATTTATATCCCAAGTTTGGTTTGAATTTTGTACGCAATTCAGAATCAGCTGGTGCATCCCGTATTCATCCTGCAACTTGCTGTCGTCTTGGCATGGGGTCAAGATAGGAAAACTTAGAATGCGTATTTGGAGACTGGCGATCCTCGCCATTTGGTGGTCAGTCTGGGAGGAAAGAAATGAGATGCTTCAACGAAAGGTCTTCTTCGGTTCAAGCTGTGTTCCAgggccaaaaatctgatttttgaatgGGTGGTCATTGTACATGGTCTGAACGACTATGACATGATATTCCTAGGCTGTTAAGTTTCTGCTACCTCAGCAGATCTTGTTTTCtttcttgtatatatatatatatatatatatatatatatatatatatatatatatatatatagtcccaGTCTCCTGTGTACCGTACCACATGAGATATTTTACACATCAACTGACACAAGTAAAAAGGATGGGCTGagattaggccccaccatgattaaaTTCTTGCAGTCGGTTTTCTTAAATTCCCCATCCAGATCTGGTCTGTCTTCTCCTCCTCTCAGCAGCTGTTAGAATCCATGGCAGGTTCAGTTTCACACCTGGCACGCTGAGGCCAACAACTTTGCCTGATTTAGGCTAGGCTCTCATATGTGTTGAATTTCTGGcatattttgttttgaatttCTGCATGGTTTATGTtaaattcttaaattttgggGGTGATTTTGTGATAGATCAACAAGAGTAGTTGGTTCTCCGTGCAACGATGAAGGCACTCATTCTCGTCGGAGGGTTCGGTATGCGTCTGTGGCCATTGACTCTCAGCATTCCGAAGCCGCTTGTGGATTTTGCTAACAAACCCATGATTCTGCATCAGGTAA belongs to Magnolia sinica isolate HGM2019 chromosome 8, MsV1, whole genome shotgun sequence and includes:
- the LOC131253828 gene encoding uncharacterized protein LOC131253828 is translated as MGLPLAISSPPKSMWDKIVDKFQKFLARWKCRYLSLRGRLTLIKAALSNLRHDFLWSGKNNQKKLHLLDWQEVCKHFQEGGASIKNLKIMNQALLGKWIWRLGTEGGTLWNSIIKGKYRSSPSGWWTRESSWMGEVPLKFRFPNIYRVAPDKNATVASRFSISAANTVWDVKCSRNLHDWEISEFVDLLDHISKSLPDPTSSDKLIWF